The sequence GGATTGCCGGGCACCAGATATGCCCGCCACGCCATCGCGCCGGTCATCGCATCGTAGGCGGAGACGTACCCGCGGACCGCATACTCGGAACCGGCGTTGCCAATGATGACCTTGCCCCCCGCGATGCGCGGCGCTCCGGTAATGGAGTACGGGGAATCCACCGGCGTGGTCTGCACGCTCCACACCGGATTACCCGTGCGCTCATCGAGCGCCACGAGTCGCCCATCCATCGTGCCCACATAGACGTGCCCGCGATAGAGCGCGACGCCGCGGTTCACCACGCCGCAGCACATGAACTTGTCGTGGTCCTTGGGGGCCTTGGGGTCGTAGCGCCACTTCTCGGCGCCGGTCTTGGCGTCGAGCGCGTACACCACGCTCCAGGTCCCGGTCAGGTACATCACGCCATCCTTCACCAACGGCGTCGCCTCAAGGCCATGCAGCGTCTGCATGTCCTTCTGCCACGCGAGCCCCAGCGACTTCACGGTCGTGTCGTTCACCTGGCGAAGCGGGCTGTGTCGCTGCTCGGCGTAGGTCCGGCCGTGGGTCAGCCAGTTGGCGGTGTCGGCGTCGGCGGTCCGCAGAGTGGCGTCGTCAACCTCACGGGCCCGCGTGGTGCACGCGGCAAGTGAAGCAGCGGCGAGCGCGAAGAGACACAGGACAGAGCGCATGCGCGGGCAGTGTTAGGGACGCATTCACCAACAGCGGGTCGGCCGTCGGCCGCCCATCTCCGGCGAAGCTACGCGCCGGTCCAACACGGCGCGACCCATCGGAGCGCCTCGCCGCTCGCGCCAGTCGCGCCGCTAGGCACCCGGTGGCTTCCACTGGAAGTTCGACGCGTGGTGATGCACGATCCGCCATTCACCACCCACCTGGCGCAGCACAAACGTCCGTCGCGCGAACGACAGGGGCTCGGTGATCGGCGTTGGCGGAATCGCGCGCAAGTGCGCCGTGACGATGACGACGTCGCCCACCACCTGCGCCTCGACGGCCGATTGGGTGATCGTGATTGGACCGGTCCGGCCTTTGAAGACGTCGGCAAACGCCGCGCGGATCTGCGCCGTCCCCGTCAGCCGGTACGGGGCATCGCCCACCGGCATGAAGACCGTCGCTGCCTCGTCGAAGGTCCGCACGATGCGGTCGAGATCGGCGAGTTCGTTCGCGCGCACGAACTCGCGCACGGTCGCCATTGCGCCGGCAGTGTCCGCGACGGGTTGCGCCTGCACGATCGGCGCCAGGATGGCGACGCTGAGCAGCAAGGAAAAGAGTCGTCGTGTCATGAGGACGGCACGGAGCAGGGTGACCCCTCGCCAGTCGTGAGCGGCTCGCGCAGCATCAGGCGCTTTCCGGCGCCTCCAAAATGCATGACGCTGGAGTGGCGTGACGATCGACCGCTCGCTAGTTGGGGAGCAGCAGCTGCGTCGGGACGTAGGCGTTCTTCGGCGTGCCCCCCCCCACCACCAGAGCGTTCCGTCGCGTTTCGCGGCGAAGGTCGTATGGCCCACGGTCCAGAGCGCCTCGAGATCGGTGATGAGCGGCTTCTTGGGAAGCGGTTGGTAGAACCCATGTGTCCCGATACCGATCTGTCCCCATCCGTCGTGGCCCCACATGCGCAGCGTCCGGTCGCTAAGGAGCGCGGCCACGTACCCCTCACCGACCGTGATGGACTTCACGCCAACGACGCCTTTCACCGGTTTCGGGGTGAACTGGTTGTCATTGCCATCGGGAGTGTTGCCCCAGAAGATGCCGTCGCCCATCGTCGCGCTCTGATCGCTCCCCCACATCCACACGGCCCCATCGCTCGTCACCGCGCCGGAGAAGCCAAAGTTGGTCGTGCCAGCGGCGCCGATATCCACCGCAGCGGGGAGCCCCGCCACCAGCACCGGCTGCGCGCTGCGCGGCAGCGTGGCCGGGTCCGCACCGAGCTGCCCGTTCTTGTTCTCCCCCCACGCGTACACCTGGCCCGTGCGCGTCAGGGCGAGGTCGTGATCACCGGCGGCCACCACCTTCACCACGTCGCGCAGCCCCGCCACCGGTTGCGCCTGCAGTTGCGAGCTTCCCGTCGGCCCGCTCCCCCAGGTGAGCACCGTGCCATCGCGCCGAAGCCCGAGCGCGTGTGTCGACGCCGCCGAGAGCTGCACGAGATCATTCGGCAGGGCCGTCTTTACCAGAGTGGTGGATCGGAGCGGATTGTTCGGCGTGCGGCTTGAGCCCGCACCGCTCCCAAACTCACCACTGTCGTTCATCCCCCACGCGTAGATCGATCCGTCGTCGAGCAGCGCGAGAAAGGCGTTCTTCAGGCGCGCGAGCTGTTTCACCGGCCCCGGGAAGGGCACCACGCGCGGGGTCGCCGCGCCGGGACCGGCGGGGATCAACCCGGCGCTCCCCTCCGGGTTGCCCCAGCCCAGCACACTGCCATCGGCGCGTACCAGAAACGTGTAATCGGCGCCCGCAATGCTGCGTGGAGGCACCGCGGCGGCCGGCTGCGCGGTGGCGATCGCCGGAGCGAGCGTCAGCAGGAGAAGGACAGGGCGGAACATGATCAGTACCGGTCAAACATCCGTTGCAGTGTGACCCGATCGGTGCTGCGGGTCAGTCCCAGCATCAGGAGCACGCGCGCCTTGTGCGGCGGCAGATCGCGCGCGAGCACCCGGGGCAGATCGGCGTGCGGCGATCCGACGATGCGACCGCCCGGCACGCGCGATGCCACGACCACGGGAATCCCGGCGCGTCCCGCCATCCGGATGGCACCCTGCGCGCCGGTGCTCAAGCGACCACCGGCAAAGCTGGTAAACACGATGCCGCCCGGTCGGCGGTCGATCGTCGCTCGCATCGCGGTCGAGTCGAAACCCGCGTAGTCGGTGACGATATCCACGGTGGGCAGCGCCTCCAGCGTGGTCACGTCGAACTCGGAGGCCGTGGTGTGTGCCTGCAGGACGCGACGGAAGAACACCACCGTGTCGGGATCGGCGGCCCCCAGAAACCCGCGCTCCGGTGAGCGGAACGTGTCCACGCGGCGGTTGTCGGTCTTCCAGGTGTCGCGAGCGGCGCCGATATCTTCGTTGAGGACGACCAACACGCCGTGCCCCTTCGCGGCGTCGCTCATCGCGACCCGCACGCCATTGAGGATGTTGGCCGGGCCATCGGCCGATGGCTCGTCACCGCCGCGCATCGAACCGACCATGACGACCGGGCGTGCGTCACGCACCGTGAGCGTGAGGAAATAGGCGGTCTCCTCCATGGTGTCCGTGCCATGCGTAACGACGACGCCGCGCAGCGCCGGTGCGGCCTGTAACTCGGCCGTGATCCGCTTGGCCAGACGGAGCCAGTCGGGAGGCGTCATCTGCGACGATGGCACGCGCATCACTTCGGCCACGCGAATCGATGCCACGGTGGCCAGTTCAGGAATCCCGCGGATCAGCGACGCCCCGTCGGTCATCGGTCCCGTCGCTCGCGACGCGATCGTGCCGCCGGTGGTCAGGATCAGCACCTCACCCAGCGGCGCACGCTGCGCCGCCACCGGCATCACCGTAAGGCCCGCCGTAAACACCAACAGCAGGCTGGTGATCGCGGTGCGCGTCACCGTCATGATATGCGAAGGCATGCTCGTGCTTACCCGCGCGTGTAGAACATGTAGTCGTTGAGGTACTTGATCGTCGCCTCCTGTTCGGCGGCGCGATGGGCGAGCACATCGCCGCTGCTGATGAGGCCATGCACGCCCTGGGCATCGACCACCGGCAAATGCCGGATCCGACGTGAGGTCATGATGGCGCCGCATTCATCCAGGGTCGTGTCGGGGAGGCACGTCACGAGCTCCGTGGTCATCACGGCGGCCACGAGTGTGCGCGCCGGATCGACCCCGAGCGCCACGATCCGCCGCAGCACATCGCGCTCGGTGAAGATGCCCAGTGTCTCCGCCCCCTCCACGACCAGGACGGCACCGAGGCCGTTGTCGGCCATGATGTGGGCGGCCTCCAGCACGGTCGCCTGCGGACCGACGGAGACCACCGCATGGCCTTTGCGATCGAGGAGGGTGCGAACCGTGTGCATCGGGCACTCCATGGGGCGGGGGGACCGGCGGGGAAGGTCGGTGGGTGAGGACGGAGATGGTAGCGCCTCCGAAGCGGTGGCGCGAGCCGACGGCGCCACGCGTTGCGCCCCTCCTCGCCAGACCGCAGACTAGGAGGCACGTCCCCCACATCAGGAGTTTCGATGCGCCGTCTTCGACTGACCACGCTGCTGGCCAGTGTGTGTGTCCCCGCCGTGCTGGCCGCGCAGGCCCCCGCCGCGCCCCAGGCCAACCCGATCACGGCCGCCTTCAAGGGACGCATCCTCAGCGCCCACCGGAACCTCGCCCAGGCCTTCGACTCGATCCCCGAGGCCAAGTTCGGCTACAAGCCGACCCCGGCGCAGCTCACCATCGGCTACATCGCGCAGCATATCGCCAGCGACTCGTATCTCTTCTGCAATACCTTCGGCGCCATGAAGTCGAACGAGGACGCCAAGGACCGGACGACGCCGGACTCGGTCAAGGCCATGTGGCCCAAGGCTGAGC is a genomic window of Gemmatimonadaceae bacterium containing:
- a CDS encoding nuclear transport factor 2 family protein is translated as MFRPVLLLLTLAPAIATAQPAAAVPPRSIAGADYTFLVRADGSVLGWGNPEGSAGLIPAGPGAATPRVVPFPGPVKQLARLKNAFLALLDDGSIYAWGMNDSGEFGSGAGSSRTPNNPLRSTTLVKTALPNDLVQLSAASTHALGLRRDGTVLTWGSGPTGSSQLQAQPVAGLRDVVKVVAAGDHDLALTRTGQVYAWGENKNGQLGADPATLPRSAQPVLVAGLPAAVDIGAAGTTNFGFSGAVTSDGAVWMWGSDQSATMGDGIFWGNTPDGNDNQFTPKPVKGVVGVKSITVGEGYVAALLSDRTLRMWGHDGWGQIGIGTHGFYQPLPKKPLITDLEALWTVGHTTFAAKRDGTLWWWGGARRRTPTSRRSCCSPTSERSIVTPLQRHAFWRRRKAPDAARAAHDWRGVTLLRAVLMTRRLFSLLLSVAILAPIVQAQPVADTAGAMATVREFVRANELADLDRIVRTFDEAATVFMPVGDAPYRLTGTAQIRAAFADVFKGRTGPITITQSAVEAQVVGDVVIVTAHLRAIPPTPITEPLSFARRTFVLRQVGGEWRIVHHHASNFQWKPPGA
- a CDS encoding DinB family protein, with protein sequence MRRLRLTTLLASVCVPAVLAAQAPAAPQANPITAAFKGRILSAHRNLAQAFDSIPEAKFGYKPTPAQLTIGYIAQHIASDSYLFCNTFGAMKSNEDAKDRTTPDSVKAMWPKAELVTKLKASFAFCAQALDQLTDATLSESTTMSFNGTSRSVTRAAMALGHALDLTDHYSQLEAPRV
- a CDS encoding asparaginase, translating into MPSHIMTVTRTAITSLLLVFTAGLTVMPVAAQRAPLGEVLILTTGGTIASRATGPMTDGASLIRGIPELATVASIRVAEVMRVPSSQMTPPDWLRLAKRITAELQAAPALRGVVVTHGTDTMEETAYFLTLTVRDARPVVMVGSMRGGDEPSADGPANILNGVRVAMSDAAKGHGVLVVLNEDIGAARDTWKTDNRRVDTFRSPERGFLGAADPDTVVFFRRVLQAHTTASEFDVTTLEALPTVDIVTDYAGFDSTAMRATIDRRPGGIVFTSFAGGRLSTGAQGAIRMAGRAGIPVVVASRVPGGRIVGSPHADLPRVLARDLPPHKARVLLMLGLTRSTDRVTLQRMFDRY
- a CDS encoding CBS domain-containing protein, with protein sequence MHTVRTLLDRKGHAVVSVGPQATVLEAAHIMADNGLGAVLVVEGAETLGIFTERDVLRRIVALGVDPARTLVAAVMTTELVTCLPDTTLDECGAIMTSRRIRHLPVVDAQGVHGLISSGDVLAHRAAEQEATIKYLNDYMFYTRG